The following are encoded in a window of Arthrobacter sp. NicSoilB4 genomic DNA:
- the acs gene encoding acetate--CoA ligase: MSQQTPGSTTTQAPQGDAFENLSQENRKFAPSPEFAANAVVTAADYAEADADRPAFWAKQARGLLTWSKDFTQTLDWSTPPFAKWFVGGEINAAYNALDRHVEAGNGDRVAIYFEGEPGDTRTYTYAQLTEEVKKAANAFESLGVAKGDRVAVYLPMIPEAVITLLACARIGAIHSVVFGGFSAEALRSRIDDAEAKLVVTADGTYRRGKPSSLKHAVDEALSHEGDGSGHTVQNVVVVKRNGQDVDWHDGRDHWWSDTVETASAEHTAVGHDSEHPLFILYTSGTTGKPKGILHTTGGYLTQGAYTHKAVFDLKPETDVYWCTADVGWITGHSYVAYAPLINGATQVMYEGTPDSPHQGRWWEIVEKYKVSILYTAPTAIRTFMKWGKEIPAKSDLSSIRVLGSVGEPINPEAWMWYREVIGGNAGKNGERKETPAPIVDTWWQTETGAQMIAPLPGVTATKPGSAQVPLPGIAVDVVDELGGSVPNGSGGYLVIREPWPAMLRGIWGDPERFKETYWSRFETMYFAGDGAKRDEDGDIWLLGRVDDVMNISGHRLSTAEIESALVSHPAVAEAAVVGAADETTGQAVVAFVILRGDAVDTGDAIVQELRNHVGKEIGPIAKPKTILVVPELPKTRSGKIMRRLLKDVAEGREVGDATTLADNTVMAQIAQSLRK; the protein is encoded by the coding sequence ATGTCCCAGCAGACACCCGGCTCCACGACGACGCAGGCCCCCCAGGGCGATGCCTTCGAAAACCTGTCGCAGGAGAACCGCAAGTTCGCGCCTTCCCCCGAGTTCGCGGCCAACGCGGTGGTCACGGCCGCCGACTACGCCGAGGCCGACGCCGACCGGCCGGCCTTCTGGGCCAAACAGGCCCGCGGGCTGCTCACCTGGAGCAAGGACTTCACCCAGACCCTGGACTGGTCCACGCCGCCGTTCGCCAAATGGTTCGTCGGCGGGGAGATCAACGCCGCGTACAACGCCCTGGACCGGCACGTCGAGGCCGGCAACGGGGACCGGGTGGCCATCTACTTCGAGGGCGAGCCCGGTGACACCCGTACATACACGTACGCCCAGCTGACCGAAGAAGTGAAGAAGGCCGCCAACGCCTTCGAGTCCCTTGGCGTGGCCAAGGGTGACCGTGTGGCCGTGTACCTGCCGATGATCCCCGAGGCCGTCATCACGCTGCTTGCCTGCGCCCGGATCGGCGCGATCCACTCGGTGGTCTTCGGCGGCTTCTCCGCCGAGGCCCTGCGGTCCCGGATCGACGACGCCGAAGCCAAGCTCGTGGTCACCGCCGACGGCACGTACCGCCGCGGCAAGCCCAGCTCCCTCAAACACGCCGTCGACGAGGCACTGTCCCACGAAGGCGACGGCAGCGGCCACACCGTGCAGAACGTCGTCGTCGTCAAGCGCAACGGCCAGGACGTCGACTGGCATGACGGCCGGGACCACTGGTGGTCCGACACCGTCGAGACCGCCTCCGCCGAGCACACCGCCGTCGGGCATGACTCCGAGCACCCGCTCTTCATCCTCTACACCTCCGGCACCACCGGCAAGCCGAAGGGCATCCTGCACACCACCGGCGGCTACCTCACCCAGGGCGCCTACACCCACAAGGCCGTTTTCGACCTGAAGCCGGAAACCGACGTGTACTGGTGCACGGCCGACGTCGGCTGGATCACCGGTCACTCCTACGTCGCCTACGCCCCGCTCATCAACGGCGCCACCCAGGTCATGTACGAGGGCACCCCGGACTCCCCGCACCAGGGCCGCTGGTGGGAAATCGTGGAGAAGTACAAGGTCTCCATCCTCTACACCGCCCCCACCGCCATCCGTACCTTCATGAAGTGGGGCAAGGAGATCCCGGCGAAGTCAGACCTCTCCTCGATCCGCGTCCTGGGCTCGGTGGGCGAACCCATCAACCCCGAAGCGTGGATGTGGTACCGCGAGGTCATCGGCGGCAACGCGGGGAAGAACGGCGAGCGGAAGGAAACACCGGCGCCGATCGTGGACACCTGGTGGCAGACCGAAACGGGCGCGCAGATGATCGCCCCGCTGCCCGGGGTCACCGCCACCAAGCCCGGTTCCGCCCAGGTTCCACTGCCCGGCATCGCCGTGGACGTCGTGGACGAACTCGGCGGGTCCGTGCCGAACGGTTCCGGCGGCTACCTCGTCATCCGCGAACCGTGGCCGGCCATGCTCCGCGGCATCTGGGGCGACCCGGAGCGCTTCAAGGAAACCTACTGGTCCCGCTTCGAAACCATGTACTTCGCCGGGGACGGCGCCAAGAGGGACGAGGACGGCGACATCTGGCTGCTCGGCCGGGTGGACGATGTGATGAACATTTCCGGCCACCGGCTCTCCACCGCCGAAATCGAATCCGCCCTCGTGTCCCACCCGGCAGTCGCGGAAGCCGCCGTCGTGGGCGCCGCGGACGAGACCACCGGCCAGGCCGTCGTCGCGTTCGTGATCCTCCGCGGCGACGCCGTGGACACCGGGGACGCGATCGTGCAGGAACTCCGGAACCACGTGGGCAAGGAGATCGGGCCGATCGCGAAGCCCAAGACCATCCTCGTGGTGCCCGAACTGCCCAAGACCCGCTCGGGCAAGATCATGCGGCGCCTGCTCAAGGACGTCGCGGAAGGCCGTGAGGTCGGCGATGCCACTACCCTGGCCGACAACACGGTGATGGCGCAGATCGCGCAGTCGCTGAGGAAGTGA
- a CDS encoding NAD(P)/FAD-dependent oxidoreductase, with product MTDACDVLVVGAGLAGLQCARELQAAGRQVLVWEASDDIGGRIRTDRIDGFLVDRGFQVLNPSYPAVRRWVDVGALALQSFGAGLRVRGPDSIAVLAHPLREPALILQTLRSGLLDPRSVAGLLRWAGPAFTGHRRHPGSDVPLRAALDRAGCSGGLRRAVDQFLAGVLLDDEGTTSNDFALQLVRVFATGVQGLPRDGMQALPRQLADTLITPVRTSTRVESITPDGDGAVVTAAGARLRARHVVLAADPVNSARLTGGEVPAMKGVLTHWFAADTAPSAVDMLHIDGRAHPGGPLVNAAVISNAAPSYAPAGRHLVQTSALRVPGRPIPSDDDVLRHAADLFGSSTSGWELVARHDVPHALPLQRPPLRPQPVEGPSGLVICGDHRETASINGALFSGHRAALAILGRPR from the coding sequence ATGACGGATGCATGTGACGTATTGGTGGTCGGAGCCGGCCTGGCCGGGCTGCAATGCGCCCGGGAACTGCAGGCCGCCGGGCGGCAGGTGCTCGTGTGGGAGGCCTCCGACGATATCGGGGGCCGGATCCGGACCGACCGGATCGACGGCTTCCTCGTGGACCGCGGGTTTCAGGTGCTCAATCCCTCCTACCCCGCGGTCCGCCGGTGGGTCGACGTCGGGGCCCTGGCGCTGCAGTCTTTCGGCGCCGGCCTGCGGGTCCGCGGCCCGGACTCCATCGCGGTCCTCGCCCACCCGCTGCGCGAGCCCGCCCTGATCTTGCAGACCCTGCGCAGCGGCCTGCTGGACCCGCGCTCCGTCGCTGGGCTGCTGCGCTGGGCCGGACCGGCGTTCACCGGCCACCGGCGGCACCCCGGCAGCGATGTTCCGCTGCGGGCGGCTCTGGATCGGGCCGGATGCTCCGGCGGACTGCGCCGGGCAGTGGACCAGTTCCTCGCCGGAGTGCTGCTGGACGACGAGGGCACCACCTCCAACGACTTCGCATTGCAGCTGGTGCGCGTGTTCGCGACCGGCGTGCAGGGGTTGCCGCGCGACGGCATGCAGGCTCTCCCCCGGCAGCTGGCGGACACCCTCATTACCCCGGTCCGCACTTCGACCCGGGTGGAATCGATCACCCCGGACGGGGACGGGGCCGTGGTCACTGCCGCGGGTGCCAGGCTCCGGGCCCGCCACGTCGTGCTCGCCGCCGATCCGGTCAACTCGGCCAGACTGACCGGCGGCGAGGTTCCGGCCATGAAGGGCGTGCTGACCCACTGGTTCGCGGCCGACACGGCTCCCAGCGCGGTGGACATGCTCCACATCGACGGCCGCGCGCACCCGGGCGGGCCGCTCGTCAACGCTGCGGTAATTTCCAACGCGGCCCCGAGCTACGCCCCGGCCGGGCGGCACCTGGTCCAGACGTCCGCGCTGCGTGTCCCGGGCCGGCCGATCCCGAGCGACGACGACGTCCTCCGGCACGCCGCAGACCTTTTCGGCTCCTCCACGTCCGGCTGGGAGCTGGTGGCGCGGCACGACGTCCCGCATGCGCTGCCCCTGCAGCGGCCGCCGCTGCGGCCCCAGCCGGTGGAGGGCCCGTCCGGGCTGGTCATCTGCGGGGACCACCGGGAGACCGCGTCCATTAATGGTGCGCTCTTCAGCGGCCACCGTGCCGCCCTCGCCATCCTCGGACGGCCCAGATGA
- a CDS encoding SRPBCC family protein, translating to MTFSVSRRVAASAEDVWTLLTDTGQWPAWGPSITGVEPARTGIPAGPEAGRAAEPGSGGLAAGSRGRVRTVLGVALPYTVTALEPGRYWSWSVAGLPATGHRVVPQGGGCLVTFTVPWWAPAYLPVCALALRRIERIAAR from the coding sequence ATGACCTTCTCGGTGTCACGCCGGGTCGCCGCGTCCGCGGAGGACGTCTGGACTCTGCTCACCGATACTGGGCAGTGGCCGGCCTGGGGACCATCGATCACCGGCGTCGAGCCCGCCCGGACCGGAATCCCCGCCGGTCCCGAGGCAGGGCGCGCGGCCGAGCCCGGATCCGGAGGGCTTGCCGCCGGCAGCAGGGGCAGGGTCCGCACCGTCCTGGGCGTGGCGCTGCCGTACACCGTGACGGCGCTCGAGCCCGGCCGGTACTGGTCCTGGTCCGTTGCGGGGCTCCCGGCCACCGGCCATCGAGTTGTTCCGCAGGGCGGCGGCTGCCTCGTCACTTTCACGGTCCCGTGGTGGGCGCCGGCCTACCTTCCGGTGTGTGCCCTGGCGCTGCGCCGGATTGAGCGGATCGCGGCGCGTTAA
- a CDS encoding SMP-30/gluconolactonase/LRE family protein: MGIVTLAAFLVPAPLAAAARADGDDRTPVIRLPGATGAEGIAAGEGTTFFAGDLPNGNIFRGDIDKGTAHPFITAPEGRAAVGMKVDRDNDLLFVAGGATGQAYVYDLETKKTVRVYDLAPAGASFINDVALTRDGAWFTNSRAGELYRIPISSDGKPGDARTLALDAPAGTVDEGFNLNGIAAADDGDRLIVAHTGRGALYAVDPADGSNKLIEVTDSSGAPVTVTNVDGIVVRDGTLWAVQNFLNQVSRIDLNSRLSSGEVREVITSENFDIPTTAALFGETLAVVNAKFTTPGATSFEVVLVKACSGG, from the coding sequence GTGGGCATCGTCACCCTTGCGGCGTTCCTCGTGCCGGCGCCCCTGGCCGCCGCCGCCCGAGCGGACGGGGATGACCGGACCCCGGTGATCAGACTCCCCGGCGCCACCGGCGCTGAAGGCATCGCCGCAGGCGAGGGCACCACGTTTTTCGCCGGCGACCTGCCCAACGGGAACATCTTCCGTGGGGACATCGACAAGGGCACGGCACATCCGTTCATCACGGCGCCGGAGGGCCGGGCCGCCGTCGGGATGAAGGTTGACCGGGATAATGACCTGCTCTTCGTCGCCGGCGGCGCCACCGGCCAGGCCTATGTCTATGACCTGGAGACGAAGAAGACCGTGAGGGTCTACGACCTGGCTCCGGCGGGTGCCAGCTTCATCAACGACGTCGCACTGACCCGCGACGGCGCGTGGTTTACCAACTCGCGCGCCGGTGAGCTCTACCGCATCCCGATCAGCAGCGACGGGAAACCGGGCGACGCCCGGACCCTGGCCCTCGACGCGCCGGCCGGCACCGTGGACGAGGGGTTCAACCTCAACGGCATCGCCGCCGCCGACGACGGCGACCGGCTGATCGTCGCCCACACGGGCCGCGGCGCCCTGTACGCGGTCGATCCCGCCGACGGATCGAACAAGTTGATCGAGGTCACGGACTCCTCCGGAGCCCCGGTCACCGTGACGAACGTGGACGGCATCGTCGTCCGGGACGGCACGCTCTGGGCGGTGCAGAACTTCCTCAACCAGGTCAGCAGGATCGATCTGAATTCTCGCCTCAGCTCCGGTGAGGTGAGGGAAGTCATCACCAGCGAGAACTTCGACATCCCCACGACGGCGGCGTTGTTCGGCGAAACCCTCGCAGTCGTCAACGCGAAATTCACGACGCCGGGGGCCACGAGTTTCGAAGTTGTCCTCGTCAAGGCGTGCTCCGGCGGCTGA
- the aroQ gene encoding type II 3-dehydroquinate dehydratase → MSEATPDGAGRGTILVLNGPNLNLLGTREPEKYGTATLADVEQLAKDAGAAHGLDVECFQSNHEGALVDAIHAARGKAVGIVINAGAYTHTSVAIRDAISAVQLPAVEVHITNVHAREEFRHHSYLSDISNAVIAGAGILGYRFAVEYLAGLQAGRD, encoded by the coding sequence ATGAGCGAAGCCACCCCCGACGGCGCCGGCCGCGGCACCATCCTGGTCCTCAACGGGCCCAACCTGAACCTGCTCGGCACGCGCGAACCCGAGAAATACGGCACCGCCACCCTGGCCGACGTCGAACAGCTCGCCAAGGACGCCGGCGCGGCGCACGGTCTCGACGTCGAGTGCTTCCAGTCGAACCATGAGGGCGCCCTTGTGGACGCCATCCATGCCGCCCGCGGCAAGGCCGTCGGCATCGTCATCAACGCCGGCGCCTACACGCACACCTCGGTCGCCATCCGGGACGCCATCTCCGCGGTGCAGCTGCCCGCCGTCGAGGTCCACATCACGAATGTCCATGCCCGCGAGGAGTTCCGGCACCACTCGTACCTCTCGGACATCAGCAACGCCGTCATAGCCGGCGCCGGAATCCTGGGCTACCGGTTCGCCGTCGAATACCTCGCCGGGCTGCAGGCCGGCCGGGACTGA
- a CDS encoding DUF2332 domain-containing protein codes for MSSGGTARGDAGPAESGPAESGTAAWYRHFGTVDAPGNSECYAEWSVGIAEDPELLRRIDEWPHNKRQPLLMLAAARFLGAPISPYRDFRAFLDAHWADVSRTVLSRATQTNEAGRCATLLPSLAQIAAAGGRPLALIEVGASAGLTLFPDRYGYEFSAGAGAQVIRLAPDSAAPGSYPVLGCAVTGPVPLPAELPQVVWRAGIDLNPLDVRNPDDVAWLEALIWPEQDFRRERLRLAISLAQADPPLLVAGDLNDQLVGLAAKAPPDATLVVFHSAVMAYLDAEARDRFRGTMARLAAERGCHWLSNEGHMVILQADGSSVVPEMDDGRLRGRFLLLHNGRPVAITGPHGQSLEWL; via the coding sequence ATGTCCTCCGGTGGCACCGCCCGCGGGGACGCAGGCCCTGCGGAATCGGGCCCTGCGGAATCGGGCACGGCTGCGTGGTACCGGCACTTCGGTACGGTCGACGCGCCCGGGAACTCGGAGTGCTACGCCGAATGGTCGGTGGGGATCGCGGAGGACCCGGAGCTGCTCCGGCGGATTGACGAGTGGCCGCACAACAAACGACAGCCCCTGCTGATGCTCGCGGCCGCCCGCTTCCTCGGTGCGCCGATCAGCCCCTACCGGGACTTCCGGGCCTTCCTGGACGCACACTGGGCTGATGTCTCCCGCACGGTGCTCTCCCGCGCCACCCAGACAAATGAGGCCGGGCGCTGCGCCACCCTGCTGCCTTCCCTCGCGCAGATCGCCGCGGCCGGCGGGCGCCCGCTCGCGCTCATCGAGGTCGGGGCCTCGGCCGGGCTCACCCTGTTTCCGGACCGCTACGGCTACGAGTTCAGCGCCGGCGCCGGCGCCCAGGTCATCCGGCTGGCCCCCGACAGCGCCGCCCCCGGCAGCTACCCGGTCCTGGGCTGCGCCGTCACGGGCCCGGTCCCGCTTCCGGCGGAACTCCCGCAGGTGGTGTGGCGTGCGGGAATCGACCTCAACCCGCTCGACGTCCGGAACCCCGACGACGTTGCCTGGCTGGAGGCCCTGATCTGGCCGGAGCAGGACTTCCGCCGCGAGAGGCTGCGCCTGGCGATTTCGCTCGCCCAGGCCGACCCGCCGCTGCTCGTGGCCGGGGACCTCAACGACCAACTGGTCGGCCTGGCCGCGAAGGCGCCGCCGGACGCGACCCTGGTTGTGTTCCACAGCGCGGTCATGGCCTACCTTGACGCGGAGGCCCGGGACCGGTTCCGCGGCACCATGGCGCGGCTCGCCGCCGAACGCGGCTGCCACTGGCTCTCCAACGAGGGGCACATGGTGATCCTCCAGGCGGACGGCTCCAGCGTGGTCCCGGAAATGGATGACGGGCGGCTCCGCGGACGGTTCCTGCTGCTGCACAACGGCAGGCCGGTGGCGATCACCGGCCCGCACGGCCAAAGCCTGGAGTGGCTGTAG
- a CDS encoding MarP family serine protease: MFGLTILDLVLILTLLSYLFHGLRNGFLVTAGGIAGFAAGAVAAFVSVPIVSGLVEDSGWRLTAIIATAVLLMVLGHGLGTAIGRRIRSVVKISPLRSADRLAGGGVNVVVSALVMSMLAFSIGALGVPFVSQPLAESKVIRFIDGVTPVPLKTSMAQLRSAVIGDGIPTLFEGIGQGQPVAIPDTSTDTPALNRAAASVLKIAGTAYQCGQNQTGTGFVVSPGRVVTNAHVVAGVPEPVVEIPGGGALPGRVVYFDTQHDLAVVAVDGLRTAPLPLSSDLPAGSPAAFAGYPHGGPFQSKPATVQDIATVLVPDIYGNNPSPADVYRIAGDVQPGNSGGPLLTNDGQVAGVIFAKATGESSLGYAITMTDLEPVAAQAPGLGSTVSPGQCIQK; encoded by the coding sequence GTGTTCGGCTTGACCATCTTGGACCTCGTGTTGATTTTGACGCTGCTGTCCTACCTGTTTCATGGCCTGCGCAATGGCTTCCTGGTGACAGCCGGCGGCATCGCCGGATTCGCCGCGGGTGCCGTGGCCGCGTTTGTGTCCGTCCCCATTGTCAGCGGACTAGTGGAGGACAGCGGTTGGCGCCTCACGGCCATCATTGCCACCGCCGTGCTCCTGATGGTCCTCGGGCACGGGCTGGGCACAGCAATCGGCCGCCGGATCCGCAGCGTCGTCAAGATCAGCCCGCTGCGGTCCGCGGACCGGTTGGCCGGCGGCGGCGTCAACGTGGTGGTGTCCGCCTTGGTGATGTCGATGCTGGCCTTCAGTATCGGCGCGCTCGGTGTTCCCTTCGTTTCGCAGCCGCTCGCCGAGTCCAAGGTGATCCGCTTTATCGACGGCGTGACTCCCGTGCCGCTCAAGACGTCGATGGCGCAGCTGCGGTCCGCCGTGATCGGTGACGGCATCCCGACGCTGTTCGAGGGCATCGGGCAGGGCCAACCGGTGGCCATCCCGGACACCAGCACCGACACTCCGGCACTGAACAGGGCCGCGGCGTCGGTCCTGAAGATTGCCGGCACCGCCTACCAGTGCGGGCAAAACCAGACCGGAACCGGGTTCGTCGTTTCCCCCGGCCGGGTGGTTACGAACGCCCACGTGGTCGCCGGCGTGCCGGAACCGGTGGTGGAGATCCCCGGCGGCGGCGCCCTGCCCGGGCGGGTCGTGTACTTCGACACCCAGCACGACCTCGCGGTAGTGGCCGTGGACGGACTCCGCACCGCCCCGCTGCCGCTCAGCTCCGACCTGCCGGCCGGCAGCCCGGCAGCGTTTGCCGGGTACCCCCACGGCGGCCCGTTCCAGTCCAAACCTGCCACGGTGCAGGACATTGCGACGGTGCTTGTCCCGGACATCTACGGCAACAACCCCTCGCCGGCTGACGTGTACCGGATCGCCGGGGACGTCCAGCCGGGCAACTCGGGAGGGCCGCTGCTGACCAACGACGGCCAGGTGGCAGGAGTAATTTTCGCCAAGGCCACGGGCGAGTCCTCGCTGGGATATGCCATCACCATGACGGACCTGGAGCCGGTCGCGGCCCAGGCGCCGGGCCTCGGCAGTACCGTTTCCCCGGGCCAGTGCATCCAGAAGTAA
- a CDS encoding Crp/Fnr family transcriptional regulator: MDIEVLRRAPLFATLDDEAFRLLTDELTEVDLSRGASVFREGDQGDQLYFIVSGKVKLGRTSPDGRESLLAILGPGELFGEMALFDPSPRTATATAVSETRLAGLKNESLNALLRTRPEVSAQLLQALARRLRRTNDSLSDLVFSDVPGRVAKALLDLADRFGRPATDGVLVAHELTQEELAQLVGASRETVNKALAEFVQRGWLRLEARAVVILDMQRLRQRSR; the protein is encoded by the coding sequence ATGGATATCGAGGTATTGCGCCGCGCACCCCTTTTCGCCACGCTCGACGACGAGGCGTTCCGTCTGCTGACGGACGAACTCACCGAGGTGGACCTCTCACGCGGAGCCTCGGTATTCCGGGAAGGTGACCAGGGCGACCAGCTCTATTTCATCGTCTCCGGCAAGGTCAAGCTGGGACGCACGTCCCCCGACGGCCGGGAGTCACTGCTTGCCATCCTCGGCCCGGGGGAGCTCTTCGGCGAAATGGCACTGTTCGACCCGAGCCCGCGCACCGCCACGGCAACGGCCGTCTCGGAGACCCGCCTGGCCGGGCTCAAGAATGAGAGCCTCAACGCCCTGCTGCGCACCCGTCCGGAGGTTTCGGCACAGCTGCTGCAGGCCCTGGCCCGCCGCCTGCGCCGCACCAACGATTCCCTGTCCGACCTGGTCTTCTCCGACGTCCCGGGCCGCGTGGCCAAGGCGCTGCTGGACCTGGCGGACCGCTTCGGGCGCCCCGCGACCGACGGGGTCCTGGTGGCCCACGAGCTCACGCAGGAAGAACTGGCCCAGCTGGTCGGAGCTTCCCGCGAAACGGTCAACAAGGCCCTCGCCGAGTTCGTGCAGCGCGGCTGGCTGCGCCTGGAAGCCCGCGCCGTCGTCATCCTCGACATGCAGCGCCTCCGCCAGCGCTCCCGCTAA
- a CDS encoding VOC family protein, whose product MTALQIYVSFPGTAREALGFYADVFGGELALYTYAEFSRTDGPPDAIAHGQLNGTVALAGSDAAAGEKSVRFEGLRLSLLGTAEPAVLHEWFDKLAAGGRVVDPLAPKPWGASDGQVIDRHGLHWLIGYEPES is encoded by the coding sequence ATGACGGCCCTGCAGATCTATGTCAGTTTCCCCGGCACAGCGCGTGAAGCACTCGGCTTCTACGCGGATGTTTTCGGCGGTGAACTTGCCTTGTACACCTACGCGGAGTTCAGCCGCACCGACGGCCCGCCGGATGCCATCGCCCACGGCCAGCTGAACGGCACAGTCGCCTTGGCGGGGTCTGATGCGGCCGCCGGCGAAAAGAGTGTCCGGTTCGAAGGCCTCAGGCTCTCACTGCTGGGGACCGCCGAACCGGCAGTTCTCCACGAGTGGTTCGACAAACTCGCCGCCGGCGGCAGGGTGGTCGACCCGCTTGCCCCGAAGCCCTGGGGCGCTTCGGACGGCCAGGTCATCGACCGTCATGGACTTCACTGGCTCATCGGCTACGAACCAGAGTCCTGA
- a CDS encoding NUDIX hydrolase, protein MPQLARRLFVLPPDLEGAARSWLEHGERTPRAARFASSVVLLRDSPTGLETWLGYRPGSSPLGVLAFPGGSLEASDDDAVGWLGPSPQHWAEQMGTDDVGLARRHVVGAIRELFEETGIFLAGPDLSTTVEATSSAEWMRARVAVAEQEKSFTDVLAKRGLSVRTDLLKPLVNWLSPDFAHRRFNTRYFAATVPMNQQPSLLASKGVWGRWVCARKVIDDRNTTALGDEVAQENTTGLVLGQLLVPGSEIMLEKMAAANGCIAYLSYKRKAHVYQPKLVEEDGRLMLEVEAAKTVAGEPQRER, encoded by the coding sequence TTGCCTCAGTTAGCCCGACGACTGTTTGTCCTCCCTCCGGATCTTGAGGGGGCGGCCCGCAGCTGGCTCGAACACGGAGAACGGACCCCCCGCGCGGCCCGGTTCGCATCCTCGGTAGTGCTCCTCCGCGATTCTCCCACCGGCCTGGAGACCTGGCTGGGCTACCGGCCCGGGTCCTCACCGCTAGGTGTGCTCGCCTTCCCGGGCGGGTCGCTGGAGGCGTCCGACGACGACGCCGTCGGCTGGCTGGGCCCTTCGCCGCAGCATTGGGCCGAGCAGATGGGAACGGACGACGTCGGCTTGGCGCGCCGCCACGTGGTGGGCGCCATCCGTGAGCTGTTCGAGGAAACCGGCATCTTCCTGGCCGGACCGGACCTGTCCACCACCGTCGAGGCGACGTCCTCGGCGGAGTGGATGCGGGCCAGGGTGGCTGTGGCGGAGCAGGAGAAGTCGTTCACGGACGTGCTCGCCAAGCGCGGGCTCTCCGTGCGGACGGACCTGCTCAAGCCCCTGGTCAACTGGCTCAGCCCGGACTTCGCGCACCGCCGCTTCAACACCCGCTACTTCGCGGCCACGGTGCCGATGAACCAGCAGCCGTCGCTGCTGGCCAGCAAAGGGGTGTGGGGACGCTGGGTGTGTGCCCGGAAGGTCATCGACGACCGGAACACCACTGCCCTGGGCGATGAGGTGGCCCAGGAGAACACCACCGGGCTTGTCCTCGGCCAGCTCCTGGTGCCCGGCTCGGAGATCATGCTGGAGAAGATGGCCGCCGCCAACGGCTGCATCGCCTACCTGAGCTACAAGCGCAAGGCCCACGTTTACCAGCCGAAGCTTGTCGAGGAAGACGGCCGGCTCATGCTCGAGGTCGAGGCGGCCAAGACCGTGGCCGGGGAACCCCAGCGCGAACGCTGA
- a CDS encoding RidA family protein: MSTPASAAPGASAAPETPAHSSAGTGASSAVEQRLAELGLTLPEVAAPVAAYVPAVISGNHVYTSGQLPFIDGRLEATGKVSSGTEGASDEVTVSPEEAKRYAAVCAVNALAAVKSVIGDLDRITRIVKVVGFVSSDPSFTGQPGVINGASELLGQVLGDAGQHARSAVGVAVLPLDSPVEVELIAEFA, translated from the coding sequence ATGAGCACCCCCGCATCTGCCGCCCCGGGCGCCTCGGCGGCTCCCGAAACTCCGGCCCACAGCTCCGCCGGCACGGGCGCGTCGTCCGCCGTCGAGCAGCGCCTGGCCGAGCTCGGCCTGACCCTGCCCGAGGTCGCCGCTCCGGTTGCCGCCTACGTCCCCGCTGTGATCTCCGGCAACCATGTCTACACCTCCGGCCAGCTGCCGTTCATCGACGGCAGGCTCGAGGCGACCGGCAAGGTGTCCTCCGGAACCGAAGGCGCCTCGGACGAGGTCACCGTCTCACCCGAAGAGGCCAAGCGGTACGCCGCCGTGTGCGCCGTCAACGCACTGGCTGCCGTGAAGAGCGTCATCGGGGACCTTGACCGCATCACCCGGATCGTCAAGGTTGTGGGGTTCGTCTCCTCCGACCCGTCCTTCACCGGCCAGCCCGGTGTGATCAACGGCGCATCCGAACTGCTCGGCCAGGTTCTCGGCGACGCCGGCCAGCACGCGCGGTCCGCCGTCGGCGTTGCTGTTCTTCCGCTCGACTCACCGGTTGAAGTCGAACTGATCGCCGAATTCGCCTAG
- a CDS encoding DUF4177 domain-containing protein, whose protein sequence is MTKWEYATIPLIIHATKQILDQWGDDGWELVQVVPGPDGNGLVAYLKREKQ, encoded by the coding sequence ATGACCAAATGGGAGTACGCCACGATTCCGCTCATTATCCACGCCACAAAGCAGATTTTGGACCAGTGGGGTGACGACGGCTGGGAGCTTGTCCAGGTTGTCCCCGGCCCCGACGGAAACGGCCTGGTCGCCTACCTGAAGCGGGAGAAGCAGTAG